One genomic region from Glaciimonas sp. PAMC28666 encodes:
- a CDS encoding AsmA family protein, whose product MTTTGFRVLKIFYWCIGSLFIILGLCVIFLLVFDWNLARPWLNQRVSAAAGRPFAIRGNLSLDWFNPHAEENGWHKWIPWPQLTARDVVLDNPTWAKTGQHMVEVNQVTFTLRPLPLLEKNITIPSLQLDRPVVMLERSTDGKNNWTFPSSGPSQWNLNLQKLILTQGTIRLLDPIKKIDIDANIATLAQITKEGYGIGWSIKGSFNKAPVSGSGKAGAVLSLTDVNTPYPLEAGVKVGKTAIDVKGSLTKPSNLAALDLRLKLSATSMADLYPLTGIALPATPPFSTEGRLIGKLQSSGADWRYENFSGTVGASDLSGTIDYLAKDPRPLLKGTLVSNQLRLVDLGPLIGADSNASKARRGVAPTQPANKALPTEGFDTSRWGSIDADIKFTGKKIIRSEELPIQNLNANIHLNDRHLSLTPLNFGIAGGNLTSTIKLDGSVKPMKANVMLSARHLKINRLFPTLESARASLGEVNGDAALLGAGNSVATLLGTANGEVKMLVNQGTLSKFILEAAGLNVGNVVLTKLFGDKQVKLNCLASDFVVANGLMQTRTFLLDTDDAIITVSGRINLATEVMALNVKPKSKGLRIISFRSPLYVAGTFKNPDVGVDKGVLALKAGSAIALGVLFPVAAILPLVNIGSTQQTDCADLLAEVKLKAVVPPSR is encoded by the coding sequence ATGACTACTACCGGATTTCGCGTGTTAAAAATTTTCTACTGGTGTATTGGAAGCCTGTTCATTATTTTAGGGCTGTGCGTGATATTTTTGCTCGTCTTCGACTGGAATCTGGCCCGACCCTGGTTGAACCAACGCGTTAGCGCCGCCGCCGGTCGCCCCTTTGCCATTCGCGGCAATTTATCACTAGACTGGTTCAATCCGCACGCGGAAGAAAACGGTTGGCATAAATGGATACCCTGGCCGCAGCTAACCGCTCGCGATGTGGTGCTGGATAATCCAACCTGGGCCAAAACCGGTCAACATATGGTGGAAGTCAATCAGGTGACATTCACTTTGCGACCGCTACCTCTACTAGAAAAAAACATCACCATCCCATCGCTGCAACTTGATCGACCAGTTGTCATGCTGGAACGGTCAACAGACGGCAAGAATAACTGGACCTTCCCTTCCAGCGGACCAAGTCAGTGGAACCTGAACTTACAAAAACTAATTTTGACGCAAGGCACGATACGTTTACTTGATCCGATAAAAAAAATTGATATCGATGCCAATATCGCCACTCTGGCGCAAATCACAAAAGAAGGTTATGGCATTGGCTGGAGCATCAAGGGCAGTTTCAACAAAGCGCCGGTATCCGGCAGCGGCAAAGCCGGCGCAGTATTAAGCCTGACCGACGTAAACACACCGTATCCGCTTGAGGCTGGGGTAAAGGTCGGAAAAACCGCGATAGATGTTAAGGGCAGCTTAACCAAGCCGAGCAATCTAGCAGCACTCGACTTGCGCTTGAAGCTATCCGCCACCAGTATGGCAGACTTATATCCACTGACCGGTATCGCATTGCCGGCTACACCACCGTTTTCTACCGAAGGTCGATTGATCGGCAAACTACAATCCAGCGGCGCGGATTGGCGCTATGAGAATTTTAGCGGCACGGTCGGTGCAAGCGACTTGTCAGGAACGATCGATTATCTCGCCAAGGATCCGCGCCCTTTGCTAAAGGGCACTTTGGTATCAAACCAGTTGAGACTGGTTGATTTGGGACCGCTGATCGGAGCAGATTCCAACGCCAGTAAAGCCAGAAGAGGCGTGGCACCCACGCAACCAGCCAATAAAGCACTACCTACAGAGGGATTCGATACATCGCGTTGGGGGAGCATTGACGCCGATATTAAATTTACCGGAAAAAAAATTATCCGATCTGAAGAATTACCGATTCAAAATCTCAACGCCAACATCCATCTTAACGACCGGCATTTATCTTTAACTCCGTTAAATTTTGGCATTGCCGGCGGAAATCTGACTTCCACCATCAAACTGGACGGCAGCGTTAAGCCCATGAAGGCGAACGTCATGCTGTCGGCGCGCCACCTTAAAATTAATCGCTTGTTTCCAACCCTCGAATCCGCTCGGGCGAGTTTGGGAGAAGTTAACGGCGATGCGGCCTTGTTAGGTGCTGGCAACTCCGTGGCAACGTTACTGGGTACCGCCAACGGCGAGGTCAAAATGTTGGTGAATCAAGGAACCCTGAGCAAATTTATACTGGAGGCGGCGGGTCTGAATGTCGGCAACGTCGTTTTGACTAAGCTTTTTGGCGATAAGCAGGTCAAGCTGAATTGCCTGGCTAGCGATTTTGTAGTTGCCAATGGCTTAATGCAGACGCGAACGTTCCTGCTGGATACGGATGATGCGATCATCACCGTTAGCGGTCGGATTAACCTCGCAACTGAAGTTATGGCGCTGAATGTGAAGCCGAAAAGTAAGGGGTTGCGGATAATCTCCTTTAGATCGCCCCTATACGTCGCTGGGACGTTCAAAAACCCCGACGTAGGGGTTGATAAGGGTGTTCTGGCTTTAAAGGCTGGCAGTGCGATAGCGCTTGGTGTCTTGTTCCCGGTGGCCGCTATTTTACCGCTGGTAAATATAGGTTCTACGCAACAGACGGATTGCGCGGACCTGCTCGCGGAAGTCAAACTGAAAGCGGTAGTCCCGCCATCCCGCTAG
- the putA gene encoding trifunctional transcriptional regulator/proline dehydrogenase/L-glutamate gamma-semialdehyde dehydrogenase: MPTQSTLTSSSGTIPFTAFQAEVIRHPSPLRAAITAAYRRDESLAVQWLLGQVEDSANASVASGHLARKLVQSVRDKRTRASGVDALMHEFSLSSEEGVALMCLAEALLRIPDHQTADRLIADKISKGDWRRHLGESPSMFVNAATWGLLITGKLVSTNSERGLGSALTKLISKGGEPLIRKGVDVAMRMLGNQFVTGQTIAEALVNSRENEKRGYRYSYDMLGEAALTEEDAAAYYVSYETAIHAIGRASAGRGIKNGPGISVKLSALHPRYSRAQKHRTLTELLPRLKQLLLLAKQYDIGLNIDAEEADRLELSLDLMEALAFDPDLAGFEGIGYVVQGYQKRCPFVIDYLADLARRSGQKFMVRLVKGAYWDAEIKRAQVDGMPGYPVYTRKVYTDVSYLACAQQLLAATDVLYPQFATHNARTLATIYSWAEEKGITDYEFQCLHGMGETLYDQVVGKDNLNKPCRIYAPVGSHQTLLAYLVRRLLENGANSSFVNQIVDENVSIDMLIADPLDEARKLGGEPHANIVLPRALYGAERKNSFGVDLSNENVLRDIDTVFQQFRDKQWKAMPLLATGHSDACAVAENILNPADHRDIVGTVVEASAVDVEAALHAANAYVMDWQTTMPADRAEVLMRAADLFEENQFELIALAIREAGKSLPNGIAEVREAVDFLRYYAAQVRHTQNAMALGPVVCISPWNFPLAIFVGEISASLAAGNVVLAKPAEQTPLIANRAVQLLHQAGIPRAALQLLPGRGDTVGARLTADARVKGVIFTGSTEVAQLINRTLADRSVNEEIDLPFIAETGGQNALIVDSSALPEQVVVDVLSSAFDSAGQRCSALRVLCLQNDIADRTIHMLKGAMQELSIGNPDRLITDIGPVIDAEAQEQLLAHIARMKITAKDFFQLPLSAEHSHGTFVPPTMIEIGSFGELQREVFGPVLHVLRYAREQLPELIDAINASGYGLTLGVHSRIDETIDFISRRAHVGNIYVNRNIVGAVVGVQPFGGEGKSGTGPKAGGPLYLKRLQRNATANLGAHTIHEANAIVQEGTSALQALLGWAKTHGHQRIATLGQEYIHHSWLGTSMILPGPTGERNTLSFAPRGAILCSAQTVPVLLNQLAAVLATGNTPVVEAASSALIPSGLPKAVQDTIRTINTISNASDKDAIALHFALVDSADLARVHPLLAARDGALVPVLETSEYAPIPLWRLVAERALCVNTTAAGGNASLMMLEA; the protein is encoded by the coding sequence ATGCCGACGCAATCCACGTTGACTTCTTCTTCGGGCACCATTCCCTTTACGGCATTTCAGGCTGAAGTGATCCGGCACCCGTCTCCTTTACGCGCCGCCATTACCGCTGCGTATCGCAGGGACGAATCGCTCGCAGTCCAGTGGTTGTTGGGGCAAGTTGAAGATAGCGCGAACGCAAGCGTTGCGAGTGGTCATCTGGCACGCAAATTGGTGCAATCAGTGCGTGATAAACGCACCCGGGCATCTGGGGTGGATGCATTAATGCACGAGTTTTCGTTGTCGTCGGAAGAAGGCGTGGCACTGATGTGCCTGGCCGAAGCGCTATTGCGGATTCCCGATCATCAAACTGCCGATCGACTGATCGCGGATAAAATCAGTAAAGGCGACTGGCGCCGTCATCTGGGTGAATCGCCATCAATGTTTGTCAACGCCGCAACCTGGGGCCTGCTGATTACCGGCAAATTGGTCAGTACCAATAGCGAACGCGGACTAGGTTCCGCCCTTACCAAGCTTATCAGCAAAGGCGGCGAACCATTGATCCGCAAAGGCGTTGATGTCGCAATGCGCATGTTGGGTAATCAATTCGTGACTGGACAAACCATCGCCGAAGCACTCGTCAATAGTCGCGAAAATGAAAAGCGTGGTTATCGCTATTCTTACGATATGTTGGGAGAGGCAGCATTGACCGAAGAGGACGCTGCGGCGTATTACGTGTCTTATGAAACGGCGATTCATGCCATCGGACGTGCTTCTGCTGGTAGGGGAATTAAGAATGGCCCGGGCATTTCCGTAAAATTGTCAGCGTTACATCCACGTTATTCCCGTGCGCAAAAACATCGCACACTAACGGAATTGCTGCCGCGCCTGAAACAGTTACTTTTACTGGCGAAACAATACGACATCGGTTTGAATATCGACGCTGAAGAAGCCGATCGCCTTGAATTATCTCTCGACTTAATGGAGGCGCTAGCCTTCGATCCCGATCTTGCTGGCTTTGAGGGCATCGGGTATGTTGTGCAAGGCTACCAAAAACGCTGCCCGTTCGTGATTGATTATCTGGCTGATCTTGCCCGCCGAAGCGGCCAAAAATTCATGGTCCGATTGGTGAAAGGCGCGTATTGGGACGCTGAAATAAAACGCGCCCAAGTGGACGGCATGCCCGGCTATCCGGTGTACACCCGCAAGGTTTATACGGATGTTTCCTATCTTGCCTGCGCACAACAATTACTTGCTGCAACTGATGTCCTTTATCCGCAATTTGCCACGCATAACGCGCGCACTTTGGCGACAATCTATTCATGGGCCGAAGAAAAGGGCATCACCGATTATGAGTTTCAATGCCTGCACGGTATGGGAGAGACACTCTACGATCAAGTGGTCGGCAAAGACAATCTCAACAAACCGTGTCGGATCTACGCGCCGGTCGGATCACATCAGACGTTACTCGCGTATCTAGTACGTCGACTGCTCGAAAATGGTGCCAACTCGTCCTTTGTCAATCAAATCGTAGATGAAAATGTTTCCATCGATATGCTGATTGCCGATCCGCTGGATGAGGCCCGTAAATTAGGCGGGGAACCGCATGCAAACATCGTGTTGCCCCGCGCACTGTATGGTGCGGAGAGAAAAAATTCGTTTGGCGTCGATCTGAGTAATGAGAATGTTTTGCGTGATATCGATACGGTATTCCAGCAATTTCGCGACAAGCAATGGAAAGCCATGCCGCTGTTAGCCACCGGGCATTCTGATGCTTGCGCTGTCGCCGAAAATATTTTAAATCCTGCCGACCACCGCGATATAGTCGGCACAGTCGTCGAAGCCAGTGCCGTCGATGTTGAAGCGGCACTGCATGCGGCAAATGCCTACGTCATGGACTGGCAAACAACGATGCCTGCTGATCGTGCTGAAGTCTTAATGCGCGCAGCCGATCTGTTTGAAGAAAATCAGTTTGAATTAATTGCATTGGCTATACGCGAGGCGGGAAAGTCCTTGCCAAACGGAATTGCTGAAGTACGCGAAGCGGTCGATTTTTTGCGTTATTACGCCGCACAAGTTCGTCATACGCAAAACGCGATGGCGCTCGGCCCGGTAGTATGTATTAGTCCATGGAACTTCCCGTTGGCCATTTTTGTGGGCGAAATCAGTGCCTCACTGGCGGCAGGAAACGTGGTGCTCGCTAAACCGGCTGAGCAAACGCCATTGATCGCTAATCGCGCCGTACAACTCCTGCATCAAGCCGGAATTCCACGTGCAGCACTGCAATTGTTACCCGGTCGCGGTGATACGGTGGGTGCCAGATTGACAGCTGACGCGCGTGTCAAAGGCGTGATTTTTACCGGCTCGACCGAAGTCGCGCAATTAATTAACCGTACGCTTGCCGATCGATCGGTCAACGAAGAAATCGATCTGCCTTTCATCGCTGAAACAGGCGGTCAAAATGCGCTGATCGTTGATTCCAGCGCGCTTCCCGAGCAAGTGGTAGTGGATGTACTGAGTTCTGCCTTCGATAGTGCCGGACAACGTTGCTCAGCCTTACGGGTCCTTTGCCTCCAAAACGACATAGCAGACCGTACCATCCATATGTTGAAGGGTGCGATGCAGGAACTCAGCATTGGTAATCCTGATCGCCTGATTACCGACATCGGCCCGGTGATTGATGCGGAGGCGCAAGAACAATTGCTCGCGCATATTGCTCGAATGAAAATCACTGCCAAAGATTTTTTCCAGTTACCGCTTTCTGCAGAACATAGCCATGGCACCTTTGTACCACCCACGATGATTGAAATAGGGTCATTTGGCGAGTTGCAACGCGAGGTTTTCGGGCCGGTATTGCATGTATTGCGTTATGCGCGGGAACAATTGCCGGAACTAATTGATGCGATTAATGCGAGCGGCTACGGACTGACGCTTGGGGTGCATTCGCGCATTGATGAAACAATCGATTTTATTTCACGCCGTGCGCATGTCGGCAATATTTATGTGAATCGGAATATTGTCGGTGCAGTGGTCGGCGTTCAACCATTTGGCGGCGAAGGTAAATCCGGCACCGGTCCCAAGGCTGGCGGTCCGCTGTATCTGAAGCGTCTACAACGCAACGCCACCGCCAATTTAGGCGCGCATACCATTCATGAAGCCAACGCCATTGTTCAGGAAGGAACCTCCGCGTTACAGGCTTTATTAGGCTGGGCGAAAACCCACGGCCATCAACGCATCGCTACGCTGGGTCAGGAATATATTCACCATAGCTGGCTTGGGACGTCCATGATTTTGCCTGGTCCGACGGGTGAACGGAATACACTTTCGTTCGCCCCCCGCGGCGCAATTTTGTGTAGTGCGCAAACAGTTCCAGTGTTGCTGAATCAACTCGCTGCAGTACTGGCAACCGGCAACACCCCAGTCGTGGAAGCCGCATCGTCGGCTTTGATACCGAGCGGTTTGCCAAAAGCGGTGCAGGATACTATTCGCACCATTAACACAATTAGCAATGCCTCTGACAAGGATGCCATTGCGTTGCATTTCGCTCTGGTCGACAGCGCTGACCTCGCGCGCGTGCATCCGCTACTGGCTGCGCGCGACGGCGCTCTGGTGCCGGTGTTGGAAACATCGGAATATGCGCCAATCCCACTGTGGAGATTAGTCGCCGAGCGTGCTTTGTGTGTCAATACAACCGCAGCGGGAGGTAACGCGAGTTTGATGATGTTAGAGGCTTAA
- a CDS encoding Lrp/AsnC ligand binding domain-containing protein — protein MLDKISKKILSELQNDGRISNVDLSGRVNLSPAACLERVRKLQDAGYIMHYTAQLNPQLLDVALLVFIEVVLDRTTPEVFDAFSKSVQVIPEVLECHMVAGGFDYLVKARVKDMNAYREFLGKSLLQLKGVRETHTYAVMEEVKHTTRLPIR, from the coding sequence ATGCTAGATAAAATAAGCAAGAAAATTCTATCCGAATTGCAAAATGATGGCCGGATCAGCAATGTGGACTTGTCGGGGCGGGTCAACTTATCGCCAGCAGCCTGTCTGGAACGTGTGCGTAAATTGCAGGATGCCGGTTACATCATGCATTACACCGCCCAACTCAATCCTCAGTTGCTGGACGTCGCATTGTTAGTGTTCATTGAGGTGGTGTTGGACCGGACAACCCCGGAAGTGTTTGACGCCTTCAGCAAAAGCGTTCAGGTCATCCCCGAGGTGCTGGAATGTCACATGGTCGCAGGCGGCTTCGACTATCTGGTCAAGGCCCGCGTAAAAGACATGAATGCCTATCGTGAATTTTTGGGGAAATCTCTGTTGCAGCTAAAAGGCGTGCGCGAGACTCACACCTATGCGGTGATGGAAGAGGTAAAGCATACCACCCGCCTCCCTATTCGGTGA
- a CDS encoding LacI family DNA-binding transcriptional regulator, with amino-acid sequence MAKPATRMPRAFEKNTLLNTPQTPKQDQAVVATKIPPARRGRATGRVTITDVAKAANVSPMTVSRSLKSPESVQQNLRDRITAVVQKLGYVPNQAASTLASSKSQVIGVIVPSLTNAVFIDTLSGIRDCLGAAGYQFLIGESGYSPAKERELIATYMAHAPDGFLLTGIEQQEASRVLLASNHIPAVRMYDLSKNVNDLTVGFSQKKAGYSVARHLIERGYRRPAFMAAQLDPRTMKRREGFRKGLKEAGLNPNLEILLPVPTTIELGAQLFTKILEQRPDCDAVFCCNDDLALGVLFECQRRGIQVPTQMAIIGFNDLPWAAQSIPAITTIITPRYDIGYVAAELLLKTLKGKPIDKARVDLGFELAIRGST; translated from the coding sequence ATGGCAAAACCAGCAACTCGGATGCCACGCGCATTCGAAAAAAATACACTATTGAACACACCGCAAACACCTAAACAGGATCAGGCTGTGGTGGCCACAAAAATCCCACCGGCACGTCGCGGGCGCGCTACGGGCAGAGTCACGATTACGGATGTGGCTAAAGCCGCCAACGTAAGTCCCATGACAGTCTCACGGTCGCTCAAATCGCCCGAATCAGTACAGCAGAATTTGCGCGACCGCATTACGGCAGTCGTCCAAAAACTGGGATATGTCCCCAATCAGGCTGCCAGCACCCTCGCATCTTCCAAATCGCAGGTTATCGGCGTTATCGTTCCGTCGCTGACCAACGCCGTTTTCATCGATACGCTCTCTGGAATACGCGATTGTCTGGGAGCAGCCGGATATCAATTCCTGATCGGTGAAAGCGGCTACTCTCCAGCGAAAGAACGCGAACTGATAGCGACTTATATGGCGCATGCGCCGGACGGTTTTTTGCTCACGGGTATCGAACAACAGGAAGCATCACGGGTACTTCTGGCATCGAATCATATTCCGGCAGTCCGGATGTACGATCTCAGCAAAAACGTCAATGATCTGACCGTCGGCTTCTCGCAAAAAAAAGCTGGCTATAGTGTCGCCCGTCATCTTATTGAACGCGGCTACCGACGTCCCGCATTCATGGCGGCCCAACTCGATCCGAGAACGATGAAACGGCGGGAAGGCTTTAGAAAAGGTTTGAAGGAAGCCGGACTGAATCCAAATCTCGAAATTCTGTTGCCGGTCCCGACCACGATTGAACTTGGCGCCCAGTTATTCACCAAAATACTCGAGCAGAGGCCCGATTGCGACGCGGTCTTCTGTTGTAACGACGACTTGGCGCTCGGCGTACTATTCGAATGCCAACGACGTGGCATTCAGGTCCCGACCCAAATGGCGATCATTGGTTTTAATGACTTGCCATGGGCGGCGCAGTCAATTCCAGCAATCACCACGATCATTACGCCGCGTTATGACATTGGTTACGTCGCCGCGGAACTATTGCTCAAAACGCTCAAAGGCAAGCCAATAGACAAGGCCCGAGTCGATTTGGGCTTTGAACTAGCCATCCGGGGAAGCACCTGA
- the gntK gene encoding gluconokinase gives MLGVDIGTTSTKAVLFTITGQVVSQSAVEYPLLSATADMAEQDPAQIYAAVLTTIAEVVKQASASDNMCAEHIILVSFSAAMHSVIAIDENDQPLTNSITWADNRAGAWANKIRDEMDGHAIYLRTGTPIHPMSPLCKLMWLRHDQPDIFSRSARFVGIKEFVLHRMFGQWVVDHSIASATGMFNLCEMDWDGAALALIGVDRAQLSELVPTTHQLGELSPALARQLGLTITTPFIVGANDGVLSNLGVNAIAPGQVAVTIGTSGAMRTVVDHPVTDPAGRTFCYALTENHWVVGGPINNGGSILRWVRDELATEEAAEALRSERDPYDALMDIAQQVSAGANGLLFHPYLAGERAPLWNADARGSFFGLALHHGKPQMIRAALEGVIFSLYSILPAVEELIGPTRRMMATGGFARSALWRQMMADIFDREVVVPESVESSCLGAAVLGLYALGRISSLDAIGEMVGSTHHHQPNPQNVAIYKKLWPIFAAIPQQLTQQYHQLAEFQRQQ, from the coding sequence ATGCTCGGCGTTGATATTGGAACGACGAGCACCAAAGCCGTGCTGTTCACAATTACCGGTCAGGTAGTGAGCCAGAGCGCAGTGGAATATCCGTTATTGTCGGCGACCGCGGACATGGCGGAGCAAGATCCCGCGCAAATCTATGCTGCGGTGTTAACGACGATTGCGGAGGTCGTGAAGCAAGCCTCAGCTAGCGACAACATGTGTGCAGAGCACATTATTTTGGTGTCTTTCAGCGCTGCGATGCATAGTGTGATCGCTATCGATGAAAATGATCAGCCTCTGACCAATAGCATTACATGGGCCGATAATCGTGCTGGCGCATGGGCCAATAAAATTCGTGATGAGATGGATGGTCACGCGATCTATTTGCGTACCGGAACACCGATTCATCCGATGTCGCCGCTGTGCAAATTGATGTGGTTGCGGCATGATCAACCAGACATTTTTTCGCGTAGTGCGCGCTTCGTCGGGATCAAAGAATTTGTGTTGCATCGGATGTTCGGACAATGGGTAGTCGATCATTCCATTGCATCAGCTACCGGTATGTTCAACCTATGTGAGATGGACTGGGATGGCGCAGCGCTCGCGCTGATCGGCGTCGACCGAGCGCAACTATCGGAGCTGGTCCCGACGACCCATCAATTGGGAGAGTTATCCCCAGCGCTGGCCCGGCAGCTAGGCTTAACGATCACAACGCCGTTTATCGTCGGGGCGAATGACGGTGTGTTATCCAATCTGGGCGTGAATGCGATTGCGCCCGGACAGGTCGCGGTGACGATCGGCACCTCCGGCGCAATGCGCACGGTGGTTGACCATCCCGTGACGGACCCTGCAGGACGCACTTTTTGTTATGCATTAACCGAAAATCATTGGGTCGTTGGTGGCCCGATCAACAATGGTGGCAGTATTTTGCGATGGGTGCGTGACGAGCTGGCCACCGAAGAGGCAGCCGAAGCCTTGCGCAGTGAACGCGATCCTTACGATGCATTGATGGACATTGCGCAACAGGTGAGCGCGGGGGCCAACGGCTTATTATTTCATCCGTATCTGGCAGGCGAGCGCGCACCGTTATGGAATGCCGACGCCCGCGGTTCGTTCTTTGGGTTGGCTTTGCACCACGGGAAGCCACAGATGATCAGGGCTGCACTGGAAGGCGTTATCTTCAGTCTGTATAGCATATTGCCAGCGGTTGAGGAATTGATTGGGCCGACCAGGCGCATGATGGCGACCGGCGGCTTTGCGCGTTCTGCATTATGGCGACAAATGATGGCGGATATTTTTGATCGGGAAGTGGTGGTGCCCGAAAGCGTCGAGTCTTCCTGCCTGGGTGCTGCGGTGTTGGGCTTATACGCGCTAGGTCGTATATCCTCACTGGACGCAATTGGAGAAATGGTGGGATCGACACATCATCATCAGCCGAACCCGCAGAACGTGGCGATTTATAAAAAATTGTGGCCTATTTTTGCGGCGATTCCACAGCAGTTAACCCAGCAATACCATCAGCTGGCCGAGTTTCAACGCCAGCAATGA
- a CDS encoding VOC family protein, whose protein sequence is MSVLDHVSIAVLDFATARPFYDAVMTALEVKKVYDLDDALGYGTRCNADEDFHTCIAVYLSPDANTNDKRHWCFKAKSRQQVREFFDAGLMHGGLDDGAPGLRAHYHAHYYGAFLIDPSGNRVEAVCHRAE, encoded by the coding sequence ATGTCAGTTTTAGATCATGTCTCGATAGCGGTGTTGGACTTCGCTACTGCGCGACCTTTTTACGACGCTGTCATGACAGCCCTGGAAGTCAAAAAAGTATACGATCTCGACGATGCCCTGGGTTATGGAACACGCTGCAATGCGGACGAAGATTTCCATACCTGTATCGCCGTATATCTTTCTCCTGACGCAAACACCAATGACAAACGACATTGGTGCTTTAAGGCAAAGTCGCGCCAGCAGGTTCGCGAATTTTTCGACGCTGGTTTAATGCATGGCGGCCTTGACGATGGTGCCCCGGGCCTGCGCGCGCATTACCACGCCCATTACTACGGCGCATTCCTCATCGATCCATCAGGCAATCGCGTCGAAGCAGTATGTCATCGCGCAGAGTAA
- a CDS encoding LysR family transcriptional regulator produces MSFLTLDLNLLRVFDAIMTEQNLTRAASRLAMTQPAVSNALKRLRYSLNDELLIRTAHGVKPTQYAEELWPSVRRALTDLETAITPETFDVSRAHTTFQMAMADATAALWLPSLVRTIEREAPQLNIRMVPLTTRDPRQMLLRGDVDLAVGFFPGVTAQLAGSQTTSASPVHHERLYTGEYVCVMRKDHPLTQTPLTLDGYCEAHHLLVSFSGRAHGLIEEILLGLNRKRRILLTVNQFFTAGRVVASSDLITVLPRHLIGATGMTDVLVARELPFATPAVDVDMLWHERDVRNPAHKWLRAHLAATAHAKFTQEIVEKK; encoded by the coding sequence ATGAGCTTTCTCACGCTTGATTTAAATTTACTGCGGGTCTTCGACGCAATAATGACCGAGCAAAATCTCACTCGGGCCGCCAGTCGTCTGGCAATGACGCAGCCAGCAGTTTCAAACGCATTGAAACGGTTGCGTTACTCGCTCAATGACGAATTGCTGATTCGCACTGCCCATGGAGTCAAACCGACGCAATACGCGGAAGAGTTATGGCCATCAGTGCGACGTGCGTTGACCGATCTGGAAACCGCGATCACACCAGAAACATTCGATGTTTCGCGGGCACACACGACCTTTCAAATGGCAATGGCCGATGCCACGGCGGCATTGTGGCTACCGTCGCTGGTGCGCACCATCGAACGCGAGGCGCCGCAACTAAATATCAGAATGGTGCCATTGACCACCCGCGATCCACGCCAGATGTTGCTACGTGGAGATGTCGATCTGGCGGTGGGCTTTTTCCCCGGTGTTACGGCGCAGTTGGCTGGCAGCCAGACCACTTCAGCGTCCCCGGTGCACCATGAGCGCCTCTATACCGGCGAATACGTCTGTGTGATGCGTAAAGATCATCCTTTGACCCAAACACCACTCACTCTGGACGGCTATTGCGAGGCCCATCACTTGCTCGTCAGCTTTTCGGGGCGCGCGCACGGTTTGATCGAGGAGATTCTTTTAGGGCTGAATCGCAAGCGCAGAATTTTGCTCACCGTAAATCAATTTTTCACGGCCGGTCGGGTCGTCGCCAGTTCAGATTTGATTACTGTATTGCCGCGCCATTTGATTGGCGCCACCGGTATGACGGATGTATTGGTAGCGCGCGAACTCCCTTTCGCCACGCCGGCAGTAGACGTCGATATGCTGTGGCACGAGCGCGACGTGCGCAACCCTGCCCATAAATGGCTGCGTGCCCATCTTGCTGCGACCGCTCACGCCAAATTCACGCAAGAAATTGTCGAGAAAAAATAG
- a CDS encoding DUF2798 domain-containing protein, giving the protein MLRSNYSNSDSNHLARASKRNSRFKSRSLASMLPSFILSGVFIGLMTALMRLMWFGVEGHFFSTWIENWLTLWPIAFPIMYLLYSPLQRLAARISPPPQSMI; this is encoded by the coding sequence GTGCTTCGTTCTAACTATTCAAATTCAGATTCAAATCATTTAGCGCGCGCTTCGAAGCGCAATTCGCGATTTAAGTCTCGCAGTCTGGCGTCGATGTTGCCCTCGTTTATCTTATCTGGCGTTTTTATTGGTTTGATGACTGCGCTGATGCGATTGATGTGGTTTGGTGTTGAAGGCCATTTTTTTAGTACCTGGATCGAAAATTGGCTCACGTTGTGGCCAATTGCATTTCCCATCATGTACTTGTTGTATTCCCCTTTGCAAAGATTAGCTGCACGTATTTCACCGCCGCCGCAATCGATGATTTAA